A single Vigna radiata var. radiata cultivar VC1973A chromosome 8, Vradiata_ver6, whole genome shotgun sequence DNA region contains:
- the LOC106769814 gene encoding 50S ribosomal protein L21, chloroplastic, whose translation MATATVSTLCATFGTHCTISHNPKPLFSQPFNLNRFPSHSYNFTFSPRSPLAPVPKSSESAVAQTETETGSTEPEPTQIVSAKAPSWEPGLFAVVMIGSRQYIVHPGRKLVVQRLSGANVNDKIALHKVLLVGTDTSCYIGKPIVTNAVVYATVEEQGLDPKVIVFKYKKKKHYRRNIGHRQPHTRIRINSIMGYENYPKVTMDDIKSKDSES comes from the exons ATGGCCACTGCCACTGTTTCAACTCTGTGCGCTACATTCGGAACCCATTGCACCATTTCTCACAACCCTAAACCTCTATTTTCTCAACCTTTCAATCTCAATCGTTTTCCTTCTCACTCTTACAATTTCACATTCTCTCCTCGTTCACCTCTCGCACCCGTTCCCAAGTCCTCAGAATCTGCGGTGGCCCAAACCGAAACAGAAACCGGTTCAACCGAGCCAGAACCGACTCAGATTGTCTCGGCTAAGGCACCCTCATGGGAGCCCGGTCTCTTCGCAGTCGTAATG ATTGGTTCACGCCAATATATTGTTCACCCCGGGCGAAAGCTTGTTGTTCAGAGGTTGTCAGGTGCAAATGTTAATGATAAG ATTGCCTTGCACAAAGTTTTACTGGTTGGCACTGATACATCTTGCTACATTGGGAAACCAATAGTTACAAATGCTGTGGTATATGCAACTGTTGAAGAGCAG GGTTTAGACCCCAAAGTAATTGtcttcaaatataaaaagaagaagcacTATCGCAGAAACATTGGACACAGACAG CCACATACACGCATACGGATAAATAGCATTATGGGCTATGAGAACTACCCAAAAGTTACTATGGACGATATCAAATCGAAGGATTCCGAATCATGA